Proteins encoded within one genomic window of Acinetobacter sp. WCHA55:
- a CDS encoding Rieske (2Fe-2S) protein, whose translation MTEDIPEREARSFETPKGDTIFITQRDGAFFAYQNICPHLQVELEFLENQFLDRDQEFIECSTHGALFMVETGECISGPCQGEALEKVAITVHSDGGIYLTEE comes from the coding sequence ATGACAGAAGATATCCCCGAACGCGAAGCACGTTCTTTTGAAACACCTAAAGGGGATACAATTTTTATCACTCAACGTGACGGTGCCTTCTTTGCTTATCAAAACATTTGCCCGCATTTGCAAGTTGAACTTGAGTTTTTGGAAAATCAGTTTTTAGACCGTGACCAAGAATTTATTGAATGCTCGACCCATGGTGCACTGTTCATGGTAGAAACAGGTGAATGCATTTCTGGCCCATGCCAAGGCGAAGCACTTGAAAAAGTAGCGATTACCGTGCATTCTGACGGTGGGATTTATCTCACAGAAGAATAA
- a CDS encoding adenosine kinase, whose protein sequence is MTTVDLFAIGNALIDQEFKVSDDFLIQQHLQKGTMQLTDGETQANLYKKLKETQSYKGQASGGSAANTTVAFSALGGSAFYACRVGNDELGKIYLNGLHEAGIKNTEKSISEGVTGTCMVLVSEDSERTMHTYLGITAELTEQQIDFEPLKTAKWLYIEGYLSTSDSARLAVKQAREIAKAHGVKIALTLSDPAMVQYARHGLDEMIADGVDLLFCNQQEAMMYTETETVEAALAKLKTLSQHVVITLSAEGALISNAQETFTVEGRKVQAIDANGAGDAFAGAFLYAVNAGLGLHTAAQLAILISSEVVSQFGPRLAVANYTELFQQLQKECA, encoded by the coding sequence ATGACAACTGTGGATCTTTTTGCAATTGGTAATGCACTAATCGACCAAGAATTTAAAGTCTCTGACGACTTCCTTATTCAACAACATTTGCAAAAAGGCACTATGCAGTTAACTGATGGTGAAACACAAGCAAATCTTTATAAAAAATTAAAAGAAACACAGAGCTATAAAGGTCAAGCTTCAGGTGGTTCAGCAGCCAACACCACCGTTGCTTTTAGTGCCTTGGGTGGTTCAGCCTTTTATGCATGTCGTGTAGGTAATGATGAATTGGGGAAAATTTACCTCAATGGTCTGCACGAAGCAGGTATTAAAAATACTGAGAAATCAATCAGCGAAGGCGTCACAGGCACGTGTATGGTTTTAGTCAGTGAAGACTCTGAACGCACTATGCATACCTATTTAGGGATCACAGCCGAGTTAACCGAACAACAGATTGACTTTGAACCCTTAAAAACAGCGAAATGGCTCTATATTGAAGGTTATCTTTCAACCAGCGATAGCGCACGTTTAGCTGTTAAACAAGCGCGTGAAATTGCCAAAGCTCATGGTGTTAAAATTGCATTAACCCTATCTGACCCTGCGATGGTGCAATACGCGCGTCATGGTCTAGATGAAATGATTGCGGATGGTGTGGACTTATTGTTCTGTAACCAGCAAGAAGCCATGATGTACACCGAAACTGAAACAGTTGAGGCGGCTTTAGCAAAACTCAAAACACTAAGCCAGCATGTGGTGATTACCCTTTCAGCTGAAGGTGCACTTATTTCAAATGCACAAGAAACATTTACTGTTGAAGGTCGTAAAGTACAGGCTATCGATGCGAATGGCGCAGGTGATGCCTTTGCTGGTGCCTTCCTCTACGCAGTAAATGCGGGCTTAGGCTTACATACAGCTGCGCAGCTTGCAATTTTGATTTCCAGTGAAGTGGTGTCTCAGTTTGGCCCTCGTTTGGCTGTAGCAAATTACACTGAATTGTTCCAACAACTGCAAAAGGAATGTGCATGA
- a CDS encoding GNAT family N-acetyltransferase: protein MEILIQAAEQLPPQIQALAQLAAKEGYEPLTRLIEEYQSGKNRFDQKGEVLLLAYDQDQLIACGGLNQQWGENEIEARIGRVRRFYVHPKYRKSGVGRQLLAHLEKCARPNFSALCLNTADLSAASFYQKQNYVFVENHPNYNYFKYLI from the coding sequence ATGGAAATTTTAATTCAAGCGGCAGAACAATTACCTCCTCAAATACAAGCTTTGGCACAACTCGCAGCAAAAGAAGGATATGAACCGTTAACCCGCTTGATCGAAGAATACCAAAGTGGTAAAAATCGTTTTGATCAAAAGGGTGAAGTATTATTGTTGGCTTATGATCAAGACCAATTGATTGCCTGTGGTGGTTTAAATCAACAATGGGGTGAAAATGAAATCGAAGCGCGAATTGGTCGCGTACGTCGTTTTTATGTACATCCTAAATATCGTAAGAGCGGTGTGGGTCGTCAGTTGTTGGCGCATCTAGAAAAATGTGCGCGTCCAAACTTTTCTGCACTGTGTTTAAATACCGCAGATTTGTCCGCAGCCAGTTTCTATCAAAAGCAAAACTATGTTTTTGTGGAAAATCACCCGAACTATAATTATTTTAAATATCTCATCTAG
- a CDS encoding insulinase family protein: MTVDVTETISQTVHPAFQLVRQHHVEALDILVSEYKHKVTGAVHYHLATNHDENVFLVAFRTQPMDSKGEAHILEHTALCGSEKFPVRDPFFLMIRRSLNTFMNAFTAADWTAYPFATQNKKDFQNLLEVYLDAAFAANLNPLDFAQEGIRIELENGEPVYKGVVFNEMKGAMSSPSDQLYHQLAHHLFPETTYHYNSGGDPKDIPDLTYAELVDFYKSHYHPSNAVFMTFGNEPAYNLQEQFETLALAKFSKGETLFSKEERRLTAPLEVTETYAVDAEDLKDKTYHIISWLLPKASEIKLRLGMRLVEGVLLEDSASPLRHYLETCGYAQSTGPIMGVDDSNYEMTFYCGVQGSNPEHTAEFKAGVFKVLEDVASKPVDQNMVDAILHQIELHQREINGDGMPYGLSLILNGLGSAIHHSDPVTVWDVDSAIAAVKEELKDPMWLSNLIKTYLIDNPHRVQMTLVPDANKSVVEAAAEKARLAEIGAQLTEAEKTEIEAQTEALKVRQDTPDDLNLLPKVGLEDVPAELQIVQGQLREIISNRIDYPLNLYHAGTNGIYYNQVLIQIPQDVVQSPYFNLLSILMGEVGAGQYDYLELQQLQTAVSGGLGMGASLRSQVNDKNQISAWLTLTTKSLVSNFDSIALLKLAFEQLRFDEKDRIVELLQQRKTRWASRLSGSGHSYAMQIAGRNHSALAKRDYHNTGLGALNWLGDLVSRIEKHATAYDDLINELKAIHLKLLQAPKQFLLVCEEHQSDRLVEEVQNVWDKLAIPEHTVSLKTTEQIDSNADEAWLIQANVQFCSSAYQAVEVSHPDAAPLMVLAAYLRNGFLHSAIREKGGAYGGGASYDGNACSFRFYSYRDPRLAETFNDFEASVQWLLNTEQKPHQLEEAILGLIAGMDKPGSPAGEAITACYALLHARTPAFRKQLRSRLLAVSLEDLHRVAVQYLLEQKPTKAVVAPMAKRDTLIELGFGIKQVQ; this comes from the coding sequence ATGACTGTAGATGTCACTGAAACCATTTCTCAAACTGTACATCCTGCGTTTCAGTTGGTACGTCAACACCATGTTGAAGCTTTAGACATTTTAGTGTCTGAATATAAACATAAAGTCACTGGGGCAGTGCATTATCACTTGGCCACCAATCATGATGAAAATGTATTCTTGGTTGCATTTCGCACCCAACCTATGGATTCAAAAGGCGAAGCGCATATTTTAGAGCACACAGCACTGTGCGGTTCGGAAAAATTTCCTGTTCGTGATCCGTTCTTTTTAATGATTCGTCGTTCACTGAATACTTTTATGAACGCCTTCACTGCGGCGGACTGGACAGCGTATCCATTTGCGACTCAGAATAAAAAAGACTTTCAAAATTTACTTGAAGTGTATTTAGATGCGGCTTTTGCAGCCAATTTAAACCCGCTAGATTTTGCCCAAGAAGGGATCCGCATTGAGCTTGAAAACGGTGAGCCTGTTTATAAAGGTGTGGTTTTCAATGAAATGAAAGGGGCAATGAGTTCGCCTTCAGACCAGTTGTATCATCAGTTAGCGCATCACTTATTCCCTGAAACTACTTATCACTACAACTCAGGTGGCGACCCTAAAGATATTCCCGACTTGACTTACGCAGAGTTGGTAGATTTCTACAAGTCGCATTATCACCCAAGTAACGCAGTTTTCATGACCTTTGGCAATGAGCCTGCTTACAACCTTCAAGAGCAGTTTGAAACTTTAGCCTTGGCGAAGTTTTCAAAAGGTGAAACGTTATTCTCTAAAGAAGAGCGACGTTTGACTGCGCCACTAGAAGTGACCGAAACCTATGCGGTAGATGCAGAAGACTTAAAAGACAAAACTTATCACATTATTTCATGGTTATTGCCTAAAGCCAGCGAGATCAAATTACGCCTAGGTATGCGCCTTGTTGAAGGTGTACTGTTAGAAGATTCGGCTTCTCCATTGCGTCATTATTTAGAGACCTGTGGTTATGCACAGTCTACTGGCCCGATTATGGGAGTAGATGATTCAAATTACGAAATGACCTTCTACTGTGGTGTACAAGGTTCAAACCCTGAACATACAGCTGAGTTTAAAGCGGGTGTGTTTAAGGTTTTAGAAGACGTCGCTTCAAAACCTGTCGATCAAAACATGGTCGATGCGATTTTACATCAAATTGAATTGCACCAACGTGAAATCAATGGCGACGGCATGCCTTATGGTCTAAGCCTGATTTTAAATGGTTTGGGTAGTGCGATTCACCACAGTGACCCAGTCACTGTATGGGATGTAGACTCAGCCATTGCTGCGGTAAAAGAAGAACTGAAAGATCCAATGTGGTTGTCAAACTTAATCAAAACCTATTTGATTGATAACCCGCACCGTGTACAAATGACTTTAGTGCCTGATGCCAATAAATCTGTAGTAGAAGCGGCAGCAGAAAAAGCACGTTTAGCCGAAATTGGTGCGCAGCTAACAGAAGCTGAAAAAACAGAAATTGAAGCACAAACTGAAGCACTTAAAGTCCGTCAAGATACCCCTGATGATCTTAATCTTTTGCCAAAAGTAGGCTTGGAAGATGTGCCTGCTGAACTGCAAATTGTACAAGGACAGTTGCGCGAAATTATCTCAAATCGTATTGACTATCCGTTGAATCTTTATCATGCAGGCACCAACGGTATTTACTACAACCAAGTGCTGATCCAAATTCCGCAAGATGTAGTGCAATCGCCTTACTTTAACTTGCTGTCCATTTTGATGGGTGAAGTCGGTGCAGGTCAGTATGATTATCTGGAACTACAACAACTGCAAACTGCGGTGAGTGGTGGTTTAGGTATGGGCGCCTCTTTACGTTCTCAAGTGAATGACAAAAATCAAATTAGTGCATGGTTAACGCTGACCACAAAATCGTTGGTGAGTAATTTTGACAGTATCGCGTTGTTGAAACTGGCATTTGAACAACTTCGTTTTGACGAAAAAGATCGTATTGTTGAGTTATTGCAACAACGTAAAACACGTTGGGCATCTCGTCTTTCAGGTTCAGGCCATAGTTATGCCATGCAAATTGCAGGACGTAACCACAGTGCTTTGGCAAAACGTGATTATCACAACACGGGCTTGGGTGCATTAAACTGGTTAGGCGATCTGGTCAGTCGTATTGAAAAACATGCAACAGCTTATGATGATTTGATCAATGAATTAAAAGCGATTCATTTAAAACTTTTGCAAGCACCAAAACAGTTCTTACTGGTTTGTGAAGAACATCAGTCAGACCGTTTGGTTGAAGAAGTACAAAATGTGTGGGACAAGTTAGCCATTCCTGAACACACTGTAAGTTTGAAAACGACCGAGCAGATTGATAGCAATGCTGATGAGGCGTGGTTAATTCAAGCCAATGTTCAATTCTGTTCATCTGCTTATCAAGCCGTTGAGGTTTCACATCCAGATGCTGCGCCGCTGATGGTGCTGGCAGCGTACTTGCGTAATGGTTTCCTACATAGTGCCATTCGTGAAAAAGGTGGGGCATATGGCGGTGGGGCAAGCTATGATGGCAATGCATGTTCATTTCGCTTCTATAGCTACCGTGACCCACGTTTGGCTGAAACCTTCAATGACTTTGAAGCCAGTGTGCAATGGTTGCTCAATACTGAGCAAAAGCCACATCAGCTTGAAGAAGCAATCTTAGGTTTGATTGCAGGTATGGACAAACCAGGTTCACCGGCGGGTGAAGCGATTACGGCATGTTATGCACTTTTACATGCACGCACGCCAGCCTTCCGTAAGCAGTTACGTAGCCGTCTTTTGGCTGTGAGTTTAGAGGATTTACACCGTGTGGCGGTACAATACTTGCTTGAACAAAAACCAACGAAAGCCGTGGTTGCACCTATGGCGAAGCGTGATACTTTAATTGAGTTAGGTTTTGGTATTAAACAAGTTCAGTAA
- a CDS encoding phospholipase A, producing MAFKSFERSTLVLSMTVLSTLGVAKTHAQISEVPAAPATAEACVALASNADRLACYDALFKIPEAVKPHIVSEQRAAMDIAPEPENITGKITQSVSSVFASEGPKISPNLSLMDSRWELSPESKLGTWNIRAYQPVYLMPGFWTTDKNEFPQSPNPTNTVDEDQNLKSMEAKFQLSLKTKAVENLFGDNGDVWLGYTQSSRWQLYNSDESRPFRETNYEPEASLVFRTNYELLGLNGRLLGLTFNHQSNGRSDPLSRSWNRVMLNVGFERDNFALMLRPWYRLDEDAGDDNNPDIKDYVGRGDLTAFYRWNDHDFSLMLRHSLKGGDDSRGAAQFDWAFPISGKLRGHFQLFDGYGESLIDYNHRATYVGLGVSLMNWY from the coding sequence ATGGCGTTCAAATCATTTGAGCGTTCAACTTTAGTACTGAGCATGACTGTGCTCAGTACTTTGGGTGTCGCTAAAACACATGCACAAATTTCCGAAGTACCAGCAGCTCCTGCAACAGCCGAGGCATGTGTTGCATTGGCGTCGAATGCAGACCGTTTGGCTTGTTACGATGCATTATTTAAAATCCCTGAAGCAGTAAAACCGCACATTGTTTCTGAGCAACGTGCAGCTATGGATATTGCGCCAGAACCTGAAAATATCACGGGGAAGATTACACAAAGTGTGAGCTCTGTTTTCGCTTCTGAAGGTCCTAAAATATCGCCAAATTTATCTTTAATGGATAGCCGTTGGGAGCTTTCTCCCGAAAGTAAACTGGGGACTTGGAATATTCGTGCCTACCAACCTGTGTATTTAATGCCTGGTTTTTGGACGACAGATAAAAATGAATTTCCACAAAGTCCAAATCCAACCAATACGGTGGATGAAGATCAGAATCTAAAGTCCATGGAAGCGAAATTTCAATTGTCTTTAAAAACCAAAGCAGTCGAGAACTTATTTGGAGACAATGGCGATGTTTGGTTGGGTTATACTCAGTCTTCTCGTTGGCAGCTGTATAATAGTGATGAATCACGTCCGTTTCGTGAAACCAACTATGAGCCTGAAGCCAGTTTGGTTTTCCGCACTAATTATGAATTGCTGGGTTTAAATGGTCGCCTACTGGGATTAACCTTTAATCATCAGTCTAATGGTCGTTCCGATCCGTTGTCACGTAGTTGGAACCGTGTCATGTTGAATGTGGGTTTTGAAAGAGATAACTTTGCGCTCATGTTGCGCCCTTGGTATCGTCTAGATGAAGATGCAGGTGATGATAATAATCCGGATATTAAGGATTATGTGGGACGGGGTGACTTAACAGCATTCTACCGTTGGAATGATCATGACTTTTCACTTATGCTGCGTCATAGTTTAAAAGGTGGCGATGACTCGCGCGGTGCGGCGCAGTTTGACTGGGCTTTTCCTATTTCAGGAAAACTACGCGGCCATTTCCAGTTATTTGATGGCTATGGCGAAAGCTTAATTGATTATAACCACCGAGCGACCTATGTGGGCTTAGGTGTGTCATTAATGAATTGGTACTGA
- a CDS encoding TrkH family potassium uptake protein encodes MKKVKEWQTQQNSTINLSPPSLLALGFLSFIIIGTLLLKLPISHHGELSWINSLFTASSAVTITGLSVVNVGETFTVTGKVIIMLLIQIGGLGFMTFAILAALSLSTKLGLKQQIMAQETIGQTSLSKVSFTIKGVLLYSLFFEAIGTVILTIAWLEDYNFNQALFYAAFYSVSAFNNGGFSLFPNSLMSFSGQYLITFTISMLYIIGGTGFVVLMDIKRSKRWKGLSTNSKLILSTIAGLNLIAFVLLWAIESNNPLTLAPMSLGDQALNAWFHATVPRSSGFNSLDLAQMKDASTLVTMLLMFIGGGSMSTAGGIKVGTFIIVLLSVISFLRREDEIRVFNHSVSQKTSFKAMAVVSITAALIFLGIFTLSLIEPNHQFIDLLFEAISAACTVGLSRGITGELQPASLFILMLLMFAGRLGPLTLAYLIATPKKSRLKHPTADIQIG; translated from the coding sequence ATGAAAAAAGTCAAAGAATGGCAAACCCAACAAAATAGCACCATTAATTTAAGCCCGCCCAGCCTGCTGGCTTTGGGTTTTTTGAGCTTTATTATTATTGGGACTCTATTATTAAAGTTACCAATTTCACACCATGGTGAACTCAGTTGGATTAACTCCTTGTTCACCGCCAGCTCAGCAGTCACCATTACTGGACTGTCTGTGGTGAATGTTGGTGAAACTTTTACCGTAACAGGTAAAGTCATCATTATGCTACTGATTCAAATTGGTGGCTTAGGCTTTATGACTTTTGCAATTTTAGCCGCACTGAGTCTGTCGACTAAACTGGGTTTAAAGCAACAAATCATGGCGCAAGAGACCATTGGTCAAACCAGCTTATCCAAAGTGTCCTTCACCATTAAAGGGGTACTGCTTTATTCCTTATTTTTTGAGGCGATCGGTACAGTTATTTTGACCATTGCATGGTTAGAAGATTACAACTTTAATCAAGCTTTGTTCTATGCAGCTTTTTATAGTGTATCCGCATTTAACAATGGTGGCTTTTCCCTGTTTCCCAACAGTCTAATGAGCTTCTCTGGTCAGTATCTCATTACGTTTACCATTAGTATGCTATACATCATTGGTGGGACAGGTTTTGTAGTTTTAATGGATATTAAACGCAGTAAACGCTGGAAAGGCTTAAGTACCAATAGTAAATTAATCTTATCCACCATTGCCGGATTGAACCTAATTGCTTTTGTTCTTTTATGGGCAATTGAATCGAACAATCCCCTTACTTTAGCGCCAATGAGCTTAGGAGACCAAGCTCTAAATGCATGGTTCCATGCCACTGTACCTCGTTCATCAGGTTTTAACAGCCTCGATTTGGCACAAATGAAAGATGCTTCGACCCTTGTCACCATGTTACTGATGTTCATTGGAGGTGGCTCGATGAGTACCGCAGGCGGAATTAAAGTAGGTACTTTTATTATTGTTTTACTCAGCGTGATTAGCTTCCTTCGACGTGAAGATGAAATTCGTGTGTTCAATCACTCTGTTTCTCAAAAAACCTCTTTTAAGGCGATGGCTGTCGTATCTATTACTGCAGCACTTATTTTCTTAGGTATATTTACTTTATCCTTAATCGAACCTAATCATCAGTTTATAGATTTGTTATTTGAAGCCATTTCCGCTGCTTGTACTGTCGGTTTGTCGCGTGGCATTACGGGTGAGCTTCAACCTGCAAGCTTATTTATTCTGATGCTCTTGATGTTTGCAGGTCGTTTAGGGCCTTTAACGCTGGCTTACCTGATTGCGACGCCGAAAAAGAGCCGCCTAAAACACCCAACTGCCGATATTCAAATTGGTTAA
- a CDS encoding potassium channel family protein: MAQFAVIGLGSFGATVATQLIELGHDVIGIDSEKKYVENISEQVTHAVIADATDEHVLDELNIKNCDAVVVAIGENIEASILCVLHLKNIGVEKIWVKAKSKSHHMILSHLGISKIIHPEEDMGVRIAQSLCYPMVSRYMALEDNHYIVKIEIDEKLQGTRFRQLMDQAPDVKTLLHKRGKEVLYSIDPNLILQVGDILVVEGLLETLRRLSARFKS, encoded by the coding sequence ATGGCACAATTTGCAGTGATTGGTTTAGGAAGCTTTGGAGCCACAGTTGCAACTCAACTCATTGAACTGGGACATGATGTCATTGGTATCGATAGTGAAAAAAAATATGTTGAAAATATTTCTGAGCAAGTGACCCATGCAGTGATTGCAGATGCAACAGATGAACATGTTCTGGATGAACTCAATATTAAAAACTGCGATGCCGTGGTGGTCGCAATTGGTGAAAATATTGAAGCCAGTATTTTGTGTGTGCTGCACCTCAAAAATATTGGGGTTGAAAAAATTTGGGTCAAAGCCAAATCAAAGTCGCACCATATGATTTTAAGCCATTTAGGAATTAGTAAAATTATTCACCCTGAAGAGGACATGGGCGTGCGTATTGCGCAGTCTTTATGCTACCCCATGGTCAGTCGCTATATGGCACTTGAAGATAATCACTATATAGTCAAAATTGAAATTGATGAAAAATTGCAAGGGACTCGCTTCCGCCAACTGATGGATCAGGCACCCGATGTGAAAACATTACTCCATAAACGTGGCAAAGAAGTTTTGTACAGCATTGACCCCAATTTAATTTTACAAGTGGGTGATATTCTAGTTGTTGAAGGTTTACTCGAAACATTACGTCGTCTTTCAGCACGGTTCAAATCATGA
- the ilvA gene encoding threonine ammonia-lyase, biosynthetic → MLSRLVRQILQATVYDVAIETPLEAAPRISEKLNNNIRFKREDLQPVFSFKLRGAYNRISQLPRAQLERGVITASAGNHAQGVALSGKKLGIRAIIVMPKTTPDIKVQAVKRLGGEVVLHGDSFDVANKYAIQRAAEDGMSFIPPYDDELVMAGQGTIGNEILRQWRDVDYVFVAVGGGGLIAGVAAYLGDVAPHVKVIPVEYDESACLKAALEAGERVVLPQVGLFADGTAVAQIGEKPFEVIQLQKSDNSGPIVEREVVLVNTDEICAAIKDTYDECRSIVEPSGAMALAGIKKYVETHELIGQNIVSIVCGANMNFDRLRYIAERTELGERKEAIFAVTIPEKKGSFLNFCRALQGRNITEFNYRASDASAAQVFVGISLKGGEKERHDIFEALKTQFDVDDLSDDEVAKLHIRYLIGGHADLENERLFRVEFPERPGALLMFLERLGPTHNITLFHYRNHGAAEGRVLVGLEASDAKQNPDGLIETLESISYPYEEITNNLGYQRFLK, encoded by the coding sequence ATGCTGTCTCGTTTGGTTCGACAAATATTACAAGCAACTGTCTACGATGTTGCAATCGAAACTCCACTCGAAGCGGCACCTCGAATTAGTGAGAAACTCAATAACAATATTCGTTTTAAACGTGAAGACTTACAACCCGTCTTTTCATTTAAGCTGCGCGGTGCCTATAACCGCATTAGCCAACTCCCTAGAGCCCAGCTTGAACGTGGCGTAATTACTGCATCTGCTGGCAACCATGCCCAAGGTGTAGCACTGTCAGGTAAAAAACTCGGGATTCGCGCCATTATTGTGATGCCGAAAACCACGCCAGATATTAAAGTTCAGGCAGTCAAACGCTTAGGCGGTGAAGTAGTTCTCCACGGCGACTCTTTTGACGTTGCCAACAAATATGCAATTCAACGTGCCGCAGAAGACGGTATGAGCTTTATTCCACCCTATGACGATGAACTGGTCATGGCAGGTCAAGGCACGATTGGCAATGAAATTTTGCGCCAATGGCGCGATGTCGACTATGTCTTCGTCGCTGTTGGTGGCGGCGGTTTAATTGCTGGTGTAGCTGCTTACTTAGGCGATGTTGCACCACATGTCAAAGTGATTCCTGTTGAATACGATGAGTCTGCTTGCTTAAAGGCCGCACTTGAAGCGGGTGAACGCGTAGTACTGCCTCAAGTCGGTCTATTTGCCGATGGTACAGCTGTCGCGCAAATTGGTGAAAAACCATTTGAAGTGATTCAGCTACAAAAATCAGATAACTCTGGCCCAATCGTTGAACGTGAAGTGGTTTTAGTCAACACCGACGAAATTTGTGCGGCCATTAAAGATACCTATGATGAATGTCGTAGCATCGTAGAACCATCGGGTGCGATGGCCTTGGCAGGGATTAAAAAGTATGTTGAAACACACGAGCTAATTGGGCAAAACATCGTCTCAATTGTATGTGGTGCAAACATGAACTTTGACCGTTTACGTTATATTGCTGAACGCACTGAATTGGGTGAACGCAAAGAAGCTATTTTTGCTGTGACCATTCCAGAGAAAAAAGGTTCATTCCTGAATTTCTGTCGAGCGCTACAGGGCCGTAATATCACCGAGTTTAACTACCGTGCGAGCGATGCCAGTGCAGCACAAGTCTTTGTTGGCATTAGCTTAAAAGGCGGTGAAAAAGAACGTCACGATATTTTCGAAGCGCTGAAAACGCAGTTCGATGTCGATGACTTGTCTGACGATGAAGTGGCAAAACTGCATATTCGTTACCTGATTGGTGGTCATGCAGACCTTGAAAACGAGCGTTTGTTCCGTGTTGAGTTCCCTGAACGTCCAGGTGCACTATTAATGTTCCTCGAACGCCTTGGCCCTACGCATAACATTACCCTATTCCACTACCGTAACCATGGTGCGGCAGAAGGTCGTGTCCTTGTTGGTTTAGAGGCAAGTGATGCGAAACAAAACCCCGATGGTTTAATTGAAACCTTAGAAAGTATTTCGTATCCATATGAAGAAATTACCAATAACCTAGGTTATCAACGTTTCTTAAAATAA
- the rpiA gene encoding ribose-5-phosphate isomerase RpiA — MSLYATQDEKKQAAAKAALKHLPKGGILGVGTGSTVNFLIELLPELQLEAAVASSEATAERLKKLGIEVVDMNSVGGLDAYVDGADEIDRHMHMIKGGGAALTREKIVASIAKKFVCIVDDSKWVNQLGHDFPLPIEVIPMARSAVARKIVALGGDPAYREGVVTDNGNVILDVYNLNILNALELEKTINDIPGVVCNGIFAINKADVAVVATDSGIEERTAV, encoded by the coding sequence ATGAGTCTGTATGCTACCCAAGATGAAAAAAAGCAAGCTGCTGCAAAAGCTGCCTTAAAGCACTTACCTAAAGGTGGCATATTAGGGGTAGGTACAGGCAGCACCGTGAATTTCTTAATTGAGCTTTTACCCGAACTTCAGCTTGAAGCGGCTGTGGCAAGTTCAGAAGCAACGGCTGAGCGCTTAAAGAAATTAGGAATTGAAGTGGTTGATATGAACTCTGTGGGCGGTTTAGATGCTTATGTAGATGGTGCAGATGAAATTGACCGCCATATGCATATGATCAAAGGCGGTGGTGCAGCACTGACTCGCGAAAAAATTGTAGCTTCAATTGCGAAAAAATTTGTTTGTATTGTGGATGACTCAAAATGGGTCAATCAGTTAGGTCACGACTTCCCACTTCCGATTGAAGTGATTCCAATGGCACGTTCTGCTGTGGCACGTAAAATTGTGGCACTTGGTGGTGATCCTGCTTACCGTGAAGGTGTGGTGACGGATAACGGTAATGTGATTTTAGATGTTTATAACCTGAATATTTTAAATGCGCTTGAGCTTGAAAAAACCATTAACGATATTCCTGGTGTGGTATGTAATGGTATTTTTGCAATCAATAAAGCAGATGTGGCTGTTGTTGCAACAGACAGCGGTATTGAAGAACGTACCGCGGTTTAA
- a CDS encoding SprT family zinc-dependent metalloprotease, whose translation MTLADLPEIQITHHARATRLRLRVEPTQIRLTVPKSCSKRQIQDFLNQSEQWMVETWQKQQSSLVQIDRTLPIELLLFNRQNALTVSYKTQKNAYILDEHNHQLWISERQPESYLKSFVIAYAKQHLPVYLQQVSHETGLKFTQCAIRQPKTRWGSCSVKHDIMLNSALVLFPEAITRYVCVHELAHTQYFDHSARFWAEVAKYDEAFQQHRKTLKTTVLPYWWTSV comes from the coding sequence ATGACCTTAGCAGACCTACCTGAAATTCAAATCACCCATCATGCCCGTGCGACCCGGTTACGACTTCGTGTTGAACCGACTCAAATTCGTTTAACCGTGCCTAAATCTTGTAGCAAACGACAAATTCAGGATTTTTTAAATCAATCTGAACAGTGGATGGTTGAAACTTGGCAGAAGCAACAATCCAGTCTGGTACAGATAGATCGAACCCTTCCCATAGAGTTGCTGTTATTTAATCGCCAAAATGCTTTAACTGTGAGCTATAAAACACAAAAAAATGCGTATATTTTGGATGAACACAATCACCAGCTTTGGATCAGTGAGCGTCAGCCTGAAAGTTATTTAAAATCTTTTGTAATTGCATACGCCAAACAGCATTTGCCCGTTTATTTGCAACAGGTTAGTCATGAAACTGGTTTAAAATTTACACAATGTGCAATTCGTCAGCCCAAAACACGCTGGGGGAGTTGTAGTGTCAAGCATGACATCATGCTTAACAGTGCTTTAGTGTTGTTTCCTGAAGCCATTACGCGCTATGTCTGTGTGCATGAACTCGCACATACGCAGTATTTTGATCATAGTGCACGTTTTTGGGCGGAAGTTGCTAAATATGATGAGGCTTTTCAGCAGCATCGAAAAACCTTAAAAACAACCGTGTTGCCGTATTGGTGGACAAGCGTTTAA